Proteins co-encoded in one Heterodontus francisci isolate sHetFra1 unplaced genomic scaffold, sHetFra1.hap1 HAP1_SCAFFOLD_323, whole genome shotgun sequence genomic window:
- the LOC137361966 gene encoding BTB/POZ domain-containing protein 17-like, with protein MDSSETSETLVHQTHVMAALSSLFGSEELSDVRLTVNREAPRPAHRFVLALGSDVFRAMLLGERWADARRETVELTEEEGAAACFEDFLRYFYTGRITVSVDNVFAVHGLAEKYNVGPLRRSCEQFLLDNVAAAGALDLALAWHRYARFVGFGRLEEACDTFVAWNMDAVIRSADWLSLEEEQLAALLRRSDLVVESEFALCQAVLRWLAPRPEAGPALLAHLRYPMMSTEELATLRAHPLVPRGLLDELLAQSLGLHQDSCLTKEAVGQLHGAASCPLRMRLYTAKSCGSPWQLDFFSSMTKTVVCKEFATTNFRVQSKWFVTFHPKGERLVVQEERPVRGSVRLPSPAGAKRRCTCPGLYERVLKDNNRAAFNCKIIRCHSSSRATHEHQIAVLFYRYLGSRWLVCDLKTFAIPHWQDVKIDDLLPAAERGKYVSKINDTMSLHFIGQTNWKKI; from the coding sequence ATGGACAGCTCGGAGACCTCGGAGACGCTGGTCCACCAGACGCACGTCATGGCCGCCCTCTCGTCCCTCTTCGGCAGCGAGGAGCTGAGCGACGTGCGGCTGACAGTGAACCGGGAGGCCCCGCGGCCGGCCCACCGCTTCGTGCTGGCCCTGGGCAGTGACGTCTTCCGCGCCATGCTGCTGGGCGAGCGCTGGGCGGACGCCCGGCGGGAGACGGTGGAGCTAACCGAGGAGGAGGGGGCGGCCGCCTGCTTCGAGGACTTCCTGCGCTACTTCTACACGGGCCGCATCACCGTCAGTGTGGACAACGTCTTCGCCGTCCACGGCCTGGCCGAGAAGTACAATGTGGGGCCCCTGCGCCGCAGCTGCGAGCAGTTCCTTCTGGACAACGTGGCGGCCGCTGGCGCGCTGGACCTAGCGCTGGCCTGGCACCGCTACGCCCGCTTTGTGGGCTTCGGCCGGCTGGAGGAGGCCTGCGACACCTTCGTGGCCTGGAACATGGACGCTGTCATCCGCTCGGCCGACTGGCTGAGCCTGGAGGAGGAGCAGCTGGCCGCCCTACTCCGCCGCTCGGACCTGGTGGTGGAGAGTGAGTTCGCCCTGTGCCAGGCCGTGCTGCGCTGGCTGGCGCCGCGGCCGGAGGCCGGGCCCGCCCTGCTGGCCCACCTCCGCTACCCCATGATGAGCACCGAGGAGCTGGCCACCCTGCGCGCCCACCCGCTCGTGCCCCGGGGCCTGCTGGACGAGCTGCTGGCCCAGAGCCTGGGCCTGCACCAGGACAGCTGCCTGACCAAGGAGGCCGTGGGCCAGCTCCACGGGGCCGCCTCCTGCCCCCTCCGCATGCGGCTCTACACCGCCAAGAGCTGCGGGAGCCCCTGGCAGCTCGACTTCTTCAGCTCGATGACCAAGACCGTCGTCTGCAAAGAGTTTGCCACCACCAACTTCCGGGTGCAGTCCAAGTGGTTCGTCACCTTTCACCCCAAGGGCGAGCGGCTGGTGGTCCAGGAGGAGCGCCCGGTCCGGGGCAGCGTGCGGCTGCCCAGCCCGGCGGGTGCCAAGCGGCGCTGCACCTGCCCGGGGCTCTACGAGCGGGTGCTGAAGGACAACAACCGGGCGGCCTTCAACTGCAAGATCATCCGTTGCCACTCCAGCAGCCGGGCCACCCACGAGCACCAGATCGCTGTGCTCTTCTACCGCTACCTGGGCAGCCGCTGGCTGGTCTGCGACCTCAAGACCTTCGCCATCCCGCACTGGCAGGACGTCAAGATCGATGACCTGCTCCCGGCGGCGGAGCGCGGCAAATATGTCAGTAAGATCAACGACACCATGTCACTGCACTTCATCGGCCAGACTAATTGGAAGAAGATATAg